In one Magallana gigas chromosome 7, xbMagGiga1.1, whole genome shotgun sequence genomic region, the following are encoded:
- the LOC117684222 gene encoding golgin subfamily A member 6-like protein 22: protein MKPKKDEKKESGEKKVSKNKKSYEEEAEEMKKKTDDLLEKERKGFLEQIADLIKELERLQKENERLRKQQEEKMGVTADVVDKMKRDLDRSKATNAFLLRDVEDRKSQIARMESQLFEMTMKVEGMSKKVLEVTKTNSETKQEIEDLVKEKSRSERLWEENRRLRRFLAANRIDSKTGKPMQGQDNREQKRSSNKKVVCIRDTIKSRGMQLANRNMLRPSKSLEDLRKLEEYYDTKSTRSEKSNATEPAPYLGYYMDIMKKKRTLQQKK from the coding sequence ATGAAACCTAAAAAAGACGAGAAGAAAGAATCGGGAGAAAAGAAAGTCAGCAAGAATAAGAAATCATACGAAGAAGAAGCGGAGGAAATGAAGAAGAAAACAGACGATCTTCtggaaaaagaaagaaagggATTTTTGGAGCAAATTGCGGACTTAATCAAAGAGCTGGAACGTCTTCAGAAAGAGAACGAGAGACTCCGAAAGCAGCAAGAGGAGAAGATGGGCGTGACCGCAGATGTCGTAGATAAGATGAAGCGAGATTTAGATCGATCTAAGGCAACCAACGCGTTCTTGCTGAGAGATGTGGAGGACCGGAAGTCTCAGATAGCCCGGATGGAGTCTCAGTTATTTGAAATGACAATGAAGGTGGAAGGGATGAGCAAAAAGGTTTTAGAAGTCACCAAAACAAACTCGGAAACCAAGCAGGAGATTGAAGATCTAGTCAAAGAAAAATCTCGCTCCGAAAGACTTTGGGAGGAGAATCGGAGGTTACGGAGATTTCTGGCAGCTAATCGTATTGATTCTAAAACCGGTAAGCCTATGCAAGGACAAGATAATAGGGAACAGAAAAGATCGTCAAATAAAAAAGTAGTTTGCATTCGAGATACGATCAAGTCTAGAGGCATGCAACTAGCGAACAGAAATATGTTGAGACCAAGCAAAAGTTTGGAAGACCTGCGGAAACTAGAGGAGTATTACGATACAAAGTCAACGAGAAGCGAGAAATCCAACGCTACGGAGCCTGCGCCGTATCTTGGTTACTACATGGACATCATGAAGAAGAAAAGAACTCTTCAACAGAAAAAGTGA
- the LOC109620001 gene encoding uncharacterized protein has translation MSKTLVIFLCSIFIASAIATQCFTDAECGQDECCFRHEGPMIVSKRQDLLLTATHHGVCERYQVLGDHCSPFDKLNGHCSCGPALTCQFVPASTTMSPKRKLYMPGPGAYQCAPTS, from the exons ATGTCGAAGACATTGGTGATTTTTCTGTGTTCCATTTTTATCGCTTCAGCG ATCGCCACCCAGTGTTTCACAGACGCCGAATGTGGACAGGATGAATGCTGTTTCCGCCACGAGGGACCGATGATAGTCAGCAAGCGCCAGGATCTTCTGCTCACAGCAACTCACCATG GTGTGTGTGAGAGGTACCAGGTGCTTGGGGACCACTGCAGTCCCTTTGACAAGCTGAACGGTCACTGTAGCTGTGGGCCGGCACTCACCTGTCAGTTTGTCCCCGCCTCTACCACTATGTCCCCCAAACGGAAGCTTTACATGCCAGGTCCCGGGGCTTATCAATGTGCACCCACGTCATAA